The Shewanella sp. NFH-SH190041 genome has a window encoding:
- a CDS encoding DUF885 domain-containing protein gives MKTIPTLLTVSLSAALLGACHTAPDTNNANNAANTGLAAVNEPSAADSTTASAQANALFETMFMENVMASPVTQTYLGIKQDYGKWDEISEANRQAELARHQQHLAQLKQLDPALLDDQTRLSLKLATDLLEQQIADYRWRHYVYPLNQMYGVHSTTPALLINQHQITNLEDAKAYISRLNGIKPLFQQLMADLTLKADMGIIAPKFVFAHVLSDSSNIISGAPFDNTADSTLLADFKKKINKLSISDMEKQTLLKQAQQALLESVEPAYQALIHYVKALQLRADNRDGVWKLPQGEDFYNNALKRTTTTEMSAGEIHNLGLAEVARIHNEMRQIMVKVGFSGTLKQFFQFMRDDEQFYYPDTQQGRQAYLNQAKQYIDTMDNRLDEVFRIRPQADLVVKPVEAFREKSAGKAFYNQPAPDGSRPGTYYANLYDMKAMPKYQAEALAYHEGIPGHHMQIAIAQELDRLPKFRRFGRYTAYVEGWGLYTEYFPKEMGLYQDPYSDFGRLAMELWRACRLVVDTGIHQLGWTREQGINYYVNNTPNAKSDAVKMVERHIVMPSQATAYKVGMLKLLALRAQAKERLGDKFDIRDFHTLVLKNGPLPLDVLEQQIDRWVNLAANYQ, from the coding sequence ATGAAAACAATACCGACACTACTGACTGTCAGCCTATCTGCCGCCCTGCTTGGCGCTTGTCACACAGCCCCTGATACCAACAATGCTAACAATGCCGCTAATACCGGTTTAGCCGCTGTGAATGAGCCAAGTGCAGCAGACTCAACTACAGCATCAGCACAGGCCAATGCGCTATTTGAAACCATGTTTATGGAAAATGTGATGGCCAGTCCCGTCACTCAGACATATCTGGGCATTAAACAGGATTACGGTAAATGGGATGAAATCAGTGAAGCTAACCGACAAGCTGAGCTGGCACGTCATCAACAGCATCTGGCGCAACTAAAGCAACTGGATCCGGCTTTACTCGACGACCAGACGCGACTTAGCCTTAAGCTGGCTACCGATCTGCTTGAGCAACAGATCGCAGATTACCGCTGGCGCCATTATGTCTACCCGCTAAACCAGATGTATGGCGTGCACTCCACCACTCCAGCCCTATTGATTAACCAGCACCAGATCACCAACCTTGAGGATGCTAAAGCTTATATCAGCCGCCTTAATGGCATTAAACCGTTATTTCAACAACTGATGGCCGATCTGACCTTGAAAGCTGATATGGGGATTATTGCCCCCAAGTTTGTTTTCGCCCATGTATTATCAGACAGCAGCAATATCATCTCCGGCGCCCCGTTTGATAACACGGCTGACTCCACCCTATTGGCTGATTTTAAGAAAAAAATAAATAAACTCTCTATCAGCGATATGGAAAAACAAACATTGCTCAAGCAGGCACAGCAAGCACTGCTTGAATCGGTTGAGCCCGCTTATCAAGCCCTGATCCACTATGTGAAAGCGTTACAGCTACGGGCAGACAACCGCGATGGCGTGTGGAAATTGCCCCAAGGCGAGGATTTTTACAATAACGCCCTAAAGCGTACCACCACCACAGAAATGAGCGCCGGAGAAATTCATAATCTTGGCCTGGCGGAAGTGGCACGTATCCATAATGAAATGCGCCAAATCATGGTTAAAGTCGGTTTTAGCGGCACGTTAAAGCAGTTTTTCCAATTTATGCGGGATGATGAGCAGTTCTACTATCCAGATACCCAGCAAGGGCGTCAGGCTTATCTCAATCAAGCCAAACAGTATATTGATACCATGGATAACCGCTTAGATGAGGTATTTCGCATTCGCCCTCAAGCAGATTTGGTGGTCAAACCGGTAGAGGCGTTCAGAGAAAAGTCTGCTGGCAAGGCGTTTTACAATCAGCCAGCGCCGGATGGTTCACGCCCGGGAACCTATTACGCCAATCTGTATGATATGAAGGCGATGCCAAAATATCAGGCTGAAGCTCTCGCCTACCATGAAGGGATCCCGGGTCATCATATGCAAATCGCCATTGCTCAAGAGTTGGATAGATTGCCTAAATTCCGCCGCTTTGGCCGCTATACCGCGTATGTTGAAGGTTGGGGGCTGTATACCGAATATTTCCCTAAGGAAATGGGCCTGTATCAAGACCCTTACTCTGATTTTGGCCGTCTCGCGATGGAATTATGGCGAGCCTGCCGCCTAGTGGTAGACACGGGGATCCATCAGCTGGGCTGGACCCGGGAACAAGGGATAAATTACTACGTTAACAATACCCCCAATGCCAAGTCTGATGCAGTGAAAATGGTCGAGCGCCATATTGTAATGCCATCACAAGCAACCGCTTATAAAGTAGGTATGTTGAAACTGCTTGCACTTAGAGCACAAGCCAAAGAGCGCTTGGGAGATAAATTCGATATCCGGGATTTCCACACTTTAGTACTGAAAAATGGCCCGTTGCCGCTGGATGTACTAGAGCAACAGATTGATCGCTGGGTTAATTTAGCAGCTAACTATCAATAA
- a CDS encoding 50S ribosome-binding protein YggL, which produces MATNRSRRLRKKLRVDEFQELGFDINWTFNADVSEAQIDSLVDKFIDEVIEVRGLGFHGGGHREWEGIIATQKLGKCSDADRAAVQAFWQEQGASDVAVSELYDIWWG; this is translated from the coding sequence ATGGCAACAAACCGTAGCCGTCGTCTGCGTAAGAAATTACGGGTAGACGAATTTCAGGAACTGGGTTTTGACATTAACTGGACCTTTAATGCTGATGTCAGCGAAGCGCAGATAGACAGCCTGGTGGATAAATTCATCGATGAGGTGATTGAAGTCCGGGGTCTGGGATTCCATGGTGGCGGTCACCGTGAATGGGAAGGCATTATTGCTACCCAGAAATTGGGGAAATGCAGCGATGCTGATCGTGCCGCAGTTCAGGCTTTCTGGCAGGAACAGGGCGCATCAGATGTAGCTGTCAGTGAGCTTTACGATATTTGGTGGGGATAA
- the glsB gene encoding glutaminase B, which produces MPAPELLEQLVEEARPLLGQGKVADYIPALAKVNANKLGIAVTTPDGVTIGAGDYLEPFSIQSISKVFSLTLALTLYEEDEIWQRVGKEPSGHSFNSLVQVELERGIPRNPFINAGALVISDLLQGRLSAPKHRMLELVRNLSGNQNIAYDKVVARSEFEHSARNAAIAYLMKSFGNFDNDVDTVLRSYFHYCAIRMSCADLSRAMMYLANKGQSLAGKQLISPVQARQLNALLATSGLYDGAGEFAYRVGMPGKSGVGGGIIAVIPGDMSVCVWSPALDIQGNSVAGTAILESLSQNLGRSIF; this is translated from the coding sequence ATGCCGGCACCTGAACTACTTGAGCAATTGGTCGAGGAAGCAAGACCATTGCTAGGTCAGGGCAAGGTGGCAGACTATATCCCGGCGTTGGCCAAGGTCAACGCCAACAAATTGGGTATTGCTGTAACAACCCCTGATGGCGTGACAATCGGGGCTGGGGATTATCTCGAGCCCTTTTCGATTCAAAGTATTTCCAAAGTATTCAGCCTGACATTGGCGTTGACCCTGTACGAGGAAGATGAGATTTGGCAACGGGTAGGCAAAGAGCCTTCCGGCCATTCATTTAACTCATTGGTACAGGTGGAATTGGAGCGGGGAATTCCGCGCAATCCCTTTATTAATGCCGGTGCTTTGGTTATTTCCGATTTGCTACAAGGCCGACTGAGCGCACCTAAGCACCGTATGCTGGAGTTGGTGCGTAATCTATCCGGTAATCAGAATATTGCCTATGACAAGGTGGTCGCGCGCTCTGAGTTTGAACACAGCGCCCGTAATGCGGCGATTGCTTATTTGATGAAGTCATTTGGTAATTTCGATAATGACGTGGATACCGTATTGCGCAGTTATTTCCATTACTGTGCTATCCGTATGAGCTGTGCTGATCTTTCCCGGGCCATGATGTATCTGGCTAATAAGGGGCAGTCTTTGGCAGGAAAACAGCTTATTTCCCCCGTGCAAGCCCGTCAGCTTAATGCATTGCTGGCGACTTCTGGGCTATATGATGGTGCCGGTGAGTTTGCCTATCGGGTCGGTATGCCAGGTAAAAGTGGCGTGGGCGGCGGCATTATTGCGGTGATCCCTGGGGATATGTCTGTGTGCGTCTGGTCTCCGGCATTGGATATTCAAGGCAACTCTGTGGCGGGTACCGCTATACTGGAATCCTTAAGCCAGAATCTTGGCCGTTCGATTTTCTAG
- a CDS encoding YggN family protein has protein sequence MRILACLPLVAALCGAFLTSIYPSPVWAEPTESCDLSFNYHVNYRNNLLELTGDDSQQYRFSAQGVWLDGQRLALNPQQLALAEEYRQAVIKQLPEVIALVDDTMTVVNQALLASLGPLLGQAQQQQLSDILQQTKLKVARQVGRDNDGFHLNATEYAFSDVFDAEFEQQIAELATQSIASFMLQMGMDMLSNNTSDADNSIDKFSTRMTQMGSQIEQAVNDSSEQLERRATGVCHTLRSLEQLEQQLTTAIPALAKMDLVNTAD, from the coding sequence ATGCGAATACTTGCCTGCCTCCCTCTGGTTGCTGCGTTATGCGGCGCTTTTCTCACCTCAATATACCCTAGCCCGGTTTGGGCTGAACCTACCGAGAGTTGTGACCTGTCATTTAACTATCATGTTAATTATCGCAATAACCTATTGGAATTAACTGGTGATGATAGCCAGCAATACCGTTTTTCAGCCCAAGGTGTGTGGCTTGATGGTCAGCGGTTAGCCCTTAATCCTCAACAATTAGCGCTGGCAGAAGAGTACCGCCAAGCGGTGATAAAGCAGTTGCCTGAAGTGATAGCTTTAGTAGATGACACCATGACTGTTGTTAACCAAGCCCTTTTGGCGTCTCTGGGGCCATTATTAGGGCAGGCACAGCAACAGCAGCTGAGTGACATCTTGCAACAGACCAAGTTAAAAGTGGCACGGCAGGTGGGGAGGGATAATGACGGCTTTCACCTCAATGCTACCGAGTATGCTTTTAGTGATGTATTTGATGCGGAGTTTGAGCAGCAGATAGCCGAGTTAGCGACGCAATCAATTGCCAGTTTTATGCTGCAGATGGGCATGGACATGCTGTCTAATAATACCAGCGACGCAGATAACAGTATCGATAAGTTCAGTACGCGGATGACTCAGATGGGCTCGCAAATTGAGCAGGCGGTGAATGACAGCAGCGAGCAACTAGAGCGGCGAGCAACTGGGGTGTGTCATACCTTGCGCAGTTTGGAGCAGTTAGAGCAGCAACTGACCACTGCGATACCAGCGCTAGCTAAGATGGATTTGGTCAATACCGCAGATTGA
- a CDS encoding DUF2955 domain-containing protein, which translates to MALCCQWLDVIAQLPALSVLSLMAMSIQTLNRKLAKLTHWLERLVDFRAVRGTFIIVTCMVLGKFLNFTAPVYLAFFPAVLVIRLKQAHLPLMVKMLLPSVLSAASAVVLSELFQSHPFIVWTISLFYFDWLRRRADTPIKVAGILVPIFIWVLNIVMAQQGNRIDLPANLREICLAVLICISVTKLMFWLIPSAEPQPHYQFQPQRVTFKQRAISLGLIGTGTAFLLIVDMMSALFCLVPVIAIATQVSWQGYVSDVKRRLLTQVGGCSLAVFFTFFLSGHQDIISFYILCLAVLVYLFVWSVEQSSGDIRTIQADALLATILPIQLYISQSGMTLKGAYLRGWQLSVTLAIMFALHLLTEKKGNADPKG; encoded by the coding sequence ATGGCATTATGTTGCCAGTGGTTGGATGTCATTGCTCAGTTACCTGCGTTATCTGTATTGAGTTTAATGGCTATGAGTATCCAAACGCTCAATCGCAAGTTGGCGAAGTTGACCCATTGGCTGGAACGTTTAGTCGATTTTAGGGCTGTACGGGGCACTTTTATTATTGTGACCTGTATGGTGCTGGGAAAGTTTTTAAATTTTACCGCGCCCGTGTATCTGGCTTTTTTCCCAGCGGTATTGGTGATACGGCTAAAACAGGCTCATCTGCCACTGATGGTAAAAATGCTGCTGCCCAGTGTGTTGTCAGCTGCCAGTGCCGTAGTGCTGTCAGAGTTATTTCAGTCCCACCCTTTTATTGTCTGGACCATTAGCCTGTTTTATTTTGACTGGCTAAGGCGCAGAGCCGATACCCCGATAAAAGTTGCTGGCATCTTGGTGCCCATTTTTATCTGGGTGCTGAATATCGTGATGGCACAGCAGGGTAACCGGATTGATTTACCGGCTAATCTGCGGGAAATTTGTCTGGCAGTATTAATCTGTATCTCTGTCACTAAGTTGATGTTTTGGCTGATCCCATCCGCGGAGCCACAGCCTCATTATCAGTTTCAGCCCCAGCGGGTCACTTTTAAACAGCGGGCAATTTCCTTAGGGTTAATCGGCACAGGAACGGCATTTTTGCTGATAGTGGATATGATGTCGGCGCTGTTTTGCTTAGTACCTGTGATTGCCATTGCCACCCAGGTTTCATGGCAGGGATATGTGAGTGATGTTAAACGTCGATTGCTGACGCAGGTAGGTGGATGCTCCTTAGCAGTGTTCTTTACCTTTTTCCTTTCCGGTCATCAGGATATTATAAGCTTTTATATCCTGTGTCTGGCTGTTCTGGTGTACCTGTTTGTCTGGTCCGTAGAGCAGAGCAGCGGCGATATCAGGACGATTCAGGCAGATGCCTTGCTGGCCACGATTTTGCCAATCCAGCTGTATATCAGTCAAAGCGGAATGACCCTGAAAGGGGCTTATCTGCGGGGCTGGCAGCTGAGTGTGACCCTGGCCATAATGTTTGCACTGCATCTGTTAACCGAGAAAAAGGGCAATGCAGATCCAAAAGGATAA
- the mutY gene encoding A/G-specific adenine glycosylase: MTTQASDSTFSSRIIQWYNAHGRKHLPWQQDKTPYKVWISEIMLQQTQVATVIPYYEKFMARFPDAVSLANAEADEVLHYWTGLGYYARARNLHRAAQIIRDQLNGQFPTDFEQVLALPGIGRSTAGAVLSLSLGQHHAILDGNVKRVLARHGAIAGWPGEKAVETQLWQLTEQLTPRDEIEKYNQAMMDIGATICTRSKPSCEHCPVALDCRAQRQGRQTEYPGKKPKKTIPARNAFMVLLRHSDTVLLNKRPPAGIWGGLWCLPQFDTLANMNAYLADQGITQTPQEFAAFRHTFSHFHLDISAYTVTVDDSFDSRIMEPEGTLWYNIHQPEKVGLAAATEKLLSGLISEY, translated from the coding sequence ATGACCACACAGGCTTCAGACAGCACTTTTTCTAGCAGAATCATCCAATGGTACAATGCCCATGGCCGCAAGCATCTGCCATGGCAGCAAGATAAGACCCCCTATAAGGTGTGGATTTCTGAAATTATGCTGCAACAAACCCAAGTGGCCACCGTCATCCCCTACTACGAAAAATTTATGGCCCGCTTTCCCGATGCGGTCAGTCTAGCTAATGCCGAAGCCGATGAAGTGCTGCATTACTGGACGGGGCTGGGTTATTACGCCAGAGCCCGTAATTTACACCGGGCAGCCCAAATTATTCGTGATCAGCTTAATGGCCAGTTTCCCACAGATTTTGAGCAAGTATTGGCGTTACCCGGTATTGGCCGCTCCACCGCAGGAGCGGTTCTGTCACTATCTCTGGGGCAACATCACGCCATTTTAGATGGCAATGTCAAACGGGTGCTGGCCCGTCATGGTGCCATCGCCGGTTGGCCTGGTGAAAAAGCCGTAGAGACCCAGCTGTGGCAGTTAACAGAACAACTGACGCCGAGGGATGAAATTGAAAAATACAATCAAGCCATGATGGATATCGGCGCGACCATCTGTACCCGTAGCAAACCCAGCTGTGAACATTGCCCGGTTGCCCTCGACTGCCGAGCTCAGCGGCAAGGGCGGCAAACCGAATACCCGGGGAAAAAACCAAAAAAAACCATTCCCGCCCGCAATGCATTTATGGTGCTGCTACGTCACAGCGATACGGTATTGCTAAATAAACGTCCACCAGCCGGGATCTGGGGAGGGCTCTGGTGCCTGCCACAATTTGATACGCTGGCCAATATGAACGCTTACCTAGCAGATCAGGGCATCACCCAAACGCCTCAAGAATTTGCCGCATTTCGACATACCTTTAGCCATTTTCATCTGGATATCAGCGCTTATACGGTAACCGTCGACGATAGCTTTGACAGCCGGATAATGGAACCGGAAGGGACTCTTTGGTATAACATTCATCAACCTGAAAAAGTAGGTCTGGCTGCAGCAACCGAAAAGCTGCTCAGCGGACTGATATCTGAGTATTGA
- a CDS encoding MarR family winged helix-turn-helix transcriptional regulator — translation MQIQKDKIEQLFASTPFVMGLAYKQYRCMVTHELQQQFHITIEMYGALRVLDAMGQISQQTLADTLLRERSVTKRLVDNCIKRGIVFAAKSAQNRKTKLLAMTEEGLAVLKQANVLMADITGHYFGGLSEEENKLLLGLCRKLVREDILVHE, via the coding sequence ATGCAGATCCAAAAGGATAAAATCGAACAACTGTTTGCCAGCACCCCCTTTGTGATGGGACTGGCCTACAAACAGTACCGGTGCATGGTTACCCATGAACTGCAGCAGCAGTTCCATATTACCATCGAGATGTACGGCGCCCTGAGGGTACTGGACGCCATGGGACAGATTTCCCAACAGACGCTGGCGGATACTTTGCTGCGGGAGCGCTCAGTGACCAAACGTTTGGTGGATAACTGTATTAAGCGCGGCATAGTGTTTGCTGCAAAGTCGGCCCAGAACCGTAAAACCAAGTTATTGGCGATGACAGAAGAAGGGCTGGCTGTTTTGAAACAAGCCAATGTGTTGATGGCAGATATCACCGGCCATTATTTTGGTGGCTTGAGTGAAGAAGAAAATAAACTGCTGTTGGGGCTGTGCCGTAAATTAGTTCGGGAAGATATTCTGGTCCATGAATAA
- a CDS encoding LysR family transcriptional regulator — MLELLEPIAIFTHVARAGSFSAAARRLGISKSKVSTQVADLEHKLGVQLIQRTTRSLSLTEAGNLLYVQGEELLRDADQAIASVHNLNDATRGVLKVGISQSFGTMHIIPALPEFMAKHPELELQVSLLDHKVDVVSEGLDLLLTMSEQLPLGMVARPLMKCQFMLVASPDYIARHGAPERPEQLVDHNCLVYQGEWHEHSIWQFRRGDDYCEIGVNGNFRVDNAPALKSAAVSGLGVVYLASYLLDGELEKGTLVPLLRDWQLTNHLPLQAVYPRRKHLAPKVSAFIDFIKDRIGTPPYWDTPYAQLYAERK; from the coding sequence ATGTTAGAACTCTTAGAACCTATTGCGATTTTTACCCATGTGGCCAGGGCCGGCAGTTTTAGCGCTGCCGCCAGGCGGTTGGGCATTTCCAAATCCAAAGTGAGTACCCAAGTTGCGGATCTTGAACATAAGCTTGGTGTGCAGCTCATTCAACGTACCACCCGCAGCCTGAGTCTGACCGAAGCAGGTAACCTACTGTATGTCCAAGGCGAAGAGTTACTGCGGGATGCCGATCAGGCTATTGCCAGTGTGCATAATCTGAACGATGCCACCCGAGGGGTGTTGAAAGTCGGCATTTCCCAGTCTTTTGGTACGATGCACATCATTCCTGCCTTACCAGAATTTATGGCCAAACACCCAGAATTAGAGCTGCAAGTCAGTTTATTGGATCATAAAGTGGATGTGGTCAGTGAAGGATTAGATTTACTGCTGACCATGTCAGAGCAATTACCTTTGGGGATGGTTGCCAGACCCTTAATGAAATGTCAGTTTATGCTGGTAGCCTCTCCTGATTATATTGCCCGTCATGGCGCGCCAGAGCGGCCGGAGCAGTTGGTTGACCATAACTGTTTGGTGTATCAGGGAGAGTGGCATGAACACAGTATTTGGCAGTTCCGCCGCGGGGATGATTACTGCGAAATTGGTGTTAACGGCAATTTCCGCGTCGATAATGCGCCCGCGTTAAAATCTGCTGCTGTCAGTGGATTAGGTGTGGTTTATCTGGCCAGTTATCTGCTGGATGGTGAGTTGGAGAAAGGCACGTTAGTCCCATTGCTGCGAGACTGGCAATTAACCAACCACCTGCCGTTACAGGCGGTGTATCCACGGCGTAAACATTTGGCACCAAAAGTGAGCGCTTTTATTGATTTTATTAAAGATCGGATTGGTACCCCTCCGTACTGGGATACCCCATATGCTCAGCTTTACGCCGAGCGCAAGTAA
- a CDS encoding phospholipase A: MPSFIPKTILLIILCGLSPLSYSKPQADFSPQTDQFTLTPYGDNYALPFFYTTDPNQEYFSPQNPNGNDINKANFQFQVSLKYGLASNVFTANDGIYFSYTQIANWQAYDRSAYFRDTQYQPELFWVFNQDIDASGWNWHYTRFGFMHQSNGKGGHFERSWNRFFLETQFGNDNVDITIRPWVRLQVKGHYDYNPNIEKYMGNGDIQFRWQPGRHILKLTLRNQIESGLSRGYEALSWQFPLYKKLHGYLKLESGYGFTISDYDFYDNAVGIGISL, translated from the coding sequence ATGCCCAGTTTCATCCCCAAAACCATACTACTTATTATTCTCTGTGGGCTTTCGCCATTAAGTTACAGTAAGCCTCAGGCGGATTTTTCCCCGCAAACGGATCAATTTACCCTTACCCCCTATGGCGATAATTATGCATTGCCATTTTTCTATACTACCGACCCCAACCAGGAATACTTTTCCCCGCAAAATCCCAATGGGAACGATATCAATAAAGCTAATTTTCAATTTCAAGTTAGCCTGAAATATGGCTTGGCCAGCAATGTCTTTACGGCAAATGATGGTATCTACTTCAGCTATACCCAAATTGCTAATTGGCAGGCATATGACCGGTCAGCTTATTTTCGTGATACCCAATATCAACCGGAACTGTTTTGGGTGTTCAACCAGGATATAGATGCCTCAGGGTGGAATTGGCATTACACCCGCTTTGGCTTTATGCACCAATCCAACGGTAAAGGCGGACATTTTGAGCGCAGTTGGAACCGATTTTTCCTCGAAACTCAATTTGGTAATGACAATGTTGATATTACTATCCGGCCATGGGTGAGATTACAAGTAAAGGGACATTATGATTACAACCCCAATATTGAAAAGTATATGGGTAATGGTGATATTCAATTCAGATGGCAACCTGGTCGACATATTCTGAAATTAACACTGCGAAACCAGATTGAGAGTGGTCTGTCTCGGGGCTACGAGGCGCTCAGTTGGCAATTCCCTCTTTATAAAAAATTACATGGCTATTTGAAGCTAGAAAGTGGTTATGGCTTTACCATTTCAGATTACGATTTTTATGATAATGCGGTAGGTATCGGTATCTCGCTATAA
- a CDS encoding oxidative damage protection protein — protein MARTVHCVYLQREAEGLDFQLYPGELGKRIFDNISKEAWGLWQKKQTMLINEKKLNMMNVDDRQFLEAQMTDFLFEGKDVAIEGYVPPKETE, from the coding sequence ATGGCTCGCACCGTTCACTGCGTTTATTTACAAAGAGAAGCAGAAGGGCTGGATTTTCAGCTCTATCCAGGGGAGCTGGGTAAGCGCATTTTTGACAACATCAGTAAAGAAGCTTGGGGCCTGTGGCAAAAAAAACAAACCATGCTCATCAATGAAAAAAAACTCAATATGATGAACGTGGATGACCGTCAGTTCCTTGAAGCACAGATGACTGATTTTCTATTTGAAGGTAAAGACGTAGCCATTGAGGGTTATGTACCGCCAAAAGAAACCGAGTAA
- a CDS encoding HlyD family secretion protein, whose product MSEKFYQYVIYSLLSMTALFSVFLIASDVKAPFTTQASVSKAVAQIAPEVSGVVTQVAVHNGQRVTQGELLFSIDAKPYQLALSQAHSQLESALQANQTTLKELEIARATLKERQIQQLNADRNLKRLQALGQHSLVSKAKLDDATQQAELAATAVDMAKASIDKLQLQYQFNGHNSRVDAAKNAVAQAQLQLSKTQVLAGADGVVTNLQLSAGTFISKGSTAMLMTEPTHDWINADFNERGLPLLQAGAQALVVFDAYPGKVFPAKLSNLDDAVFDPSNTQGKLAVVVNNNRWIREHQNIRARLTVGSIENGLISGSKASVMLLPAKGVWHYVASGWMSLLSYLRYLY is encoded by the coding sequence GTGAGCGAGAAATTCTACCAGTATGTGATCTACAGCCTGTTGAGTATGACGGCACTGTTTTCAGTGTTTCTGATTGCATCTGATGTAAAGGCTCCGTTCACAACCCAAGCCAGTGTTAGCAAAGCTGTGGCGCAGATAGCTCCCGAGGTGTCAGGTGTGGTGACTCAGGTGGCGGTACATAATGGCCAGCGTGTTACTCAGGGTGAATTACTGTTCAGTATTGATGCTAAACCTTATCAATTGGCATTATCTCAAGCGCATAGTCAGTTAGAGTCGGCATTACAGGCTAATCAAACCACCTTGAAAGAATTAGAGATTGCGCGGGCTACTCTTAAAGAGCGCCAGATCCAGCAGTTAAATGCGGATCGTAATCTCAAGCGCTTACAGGCTCTGGGGCAGCACAGTTTGGTGAGTAAGGCTAAATTGGATGATGCGACCCAGCAGGCTGAGTTGGCTGCAACAGCTGTGGATATGGCCAAGGCCAGTATCGATAAATTACAACTGCAGTATCAGTTTAATGGCCATAACAGCCGAGTCGATGCGGCAAAAAATGCCGTTGCTCAGGCTCAGCTTCAACTATCAAAGACCCAAGTGTTAGCGGGTGCTGATGGCGTAGTGACCAATTTGCAACTCAGTGCTGGTACTTTTATCAGCAAAGGCAGTACTGCCATGTTGATGACCGAGCCGACGCACGATTGGATTAATGCCGATTTTAATGAGCGCGGGCTGCCTTTATTACAAGCCGGTGCCCAGGCATTAGTCGTGTTTGATGCCTATCCGGGTAAGGTTTTTCCAGCCAAGTTGAGCAATCTTGATGATGCTGTATTTGATCCGTCCAATACTCAAGGCAAGTTAGCCGTGGTGGTCAATAACAATCGCTGGATACGCGAGCACCAAAATATCCGCGCCCGATTAACGGTTGGGAGTATTGAAAATGGCTTAATTTCTGGCTCTAAAGCCAGTGTTATGCTGCTGCCAGCCAAGGGCGTATGGCATTATGTTGCCAGTGGTTGGATGTCATTGCTCAGTTACCTGCGTTATCTGTATTGA
- the trmB gene encoding tRNA (guanosine(46)-N7)-methyltransferase TrmB encodes MSEVTTAEFNEDGKYLRKIRSFVLREGRLTNGQAQAIEELWPTMGLNYSSEALDLNQVFGREADTVLEIGFGMGASLVQMAHNAPELNYIGIEVHKPGVGACLSDAGKAGVTNLRVYHHDAMEVLEHAIADGSLARVQLFFPDPWHKKRHHKRRIVQSEFAQLIRRKLKVGGVFHMATDWENYAEHMLEVMSVAEGYQNQSANGDYVPRPDHRPLTKFEARGQRLGHGVWDLMFEKTC; translated from the coding sequence ATGAGCGAAGTGACCACCGCTGAGTTTAATGAAGATGGCAAGTATCTGCGTAAGATCAGAAGCTTTGTATTAAGAGAAGGTCGTTTGACCAATGGACAGGCACAGGCTATTGAAGAACTGTGGCCGACCATGGGACTGAATTATTCCTCCGAGGCCCTTGATCTTAATCAGGTATTTGGCCGCGAAGCGGATACCGTGCTGGAAATTGGTTTCGGTATGGGGGCGTCTTTGGTTCAGATGGCACACAATGCACCTGAGCTGAACTATATCGGTATTGAAGTACATAAGCCGGGTGTCGGCGCCTGTTTGAGTGATGCCGGTAAAGCCGGTGTGACCAACCTGCGGGTTTATCATCACGATGCGATGGAAGTCCTGGAGCATGCCATTGCTGATGGCTCTCTGGCTCGGGTACAACTGTTTTTCCCTGATCCTTGGCATAAGAAGCGTCATCATAAGCGCCGTATTGTGCAAAGTGAATTTGCCCAGCTTATCCGCCGTAAACTTAAAGTTGGCGGCGTATTCCATATGGCCACTGACTGGGAAAACTATGCTGAGCATATGCTGGAAGTGATGAGCGTTGCAGAAGGTTATCAGAATCAATCTGCCAATGGTGACTATGTTCCCCGTCCAGATCATCGCCCACTGACTAAATTTGAAGCCCGTGGCCAGCGTTTAGGTCATGGTGTTTGGGATCTGATGTTTGAGAAAACTTGCTAA